From a region of the Ovis aries strain OAR_USU_Benz2616 breed Rambouillet chromosome 2, ARS-UI_Ramb_v3.0, whole genome shotgun sequence genome:
- the OBSL1 gene encoding obscurin-like protein 1 isoform X6 — MKAGSGDQGSPPCFLRFPRPVRVVSGAEAELKCVVLGEPPPIVVWEKGGQQLAASDRLSFPVDGAEHCLLLSGALPTDAGVYVCRARNSAGEAYAAAAVTVLEPPAPEPEPQLAERPLPPPGAGEGAPVFLTGPRSQWVLRGAEVVLECQVGGLPAPTLYWEKDGMALDEVWDSSHFSLEPGRAGAGASLALRILAARLPDSGVYVCHARNAHGHARAGALLQVQQPPESPPEDPDEAPTPVVEPLKCAPKTFWVNEGKHAKFRCYVMGKPEPEIEWHWEGRPLLPDRRRLMYRDRDGGFVLKVLYCQAKDRGLYVCAARNSAGQTLSAVQLHVKEPRLRFSRPLQDVEGREHGIAVLECKVPNSRIPTAWFREDQRLLPCRKYEQIEEGTVRRLIIHRLKADDDGVYLCEMRGRVRTVANVTVKGPILKRLPRKLDVFEGENAVLLVETREAGVEGRWSRDGEDLPATCQSSSGHMHALVLPGVTREDAGEVTFSLGNSRTTTLLRVKCIKHSPPGPPVLAEMFKGHRNTVLLTWKPPDPTPETAFIYRLERQEVGSEDWVQCFSIEKAGAVEVPGDCVPTEGDYRFRVCTVSEHGRSPHVVFHGSAHLVPTARLVAGLEEVQVYDGEDAVFSLDLSTVIQGTWFLNGEELKSNEPEGQVGPGPLRYRVEQRGLQHRLILQAVRHQDSGALIGFSCPGVQDSAALTIQESPVHILSPQDKVSLTFTTSDRVVLTCELSRVDFPASWYKDGQQVEESESLVVKMDGRKHRLILPEAQVQDSGEFECRTEGVSAFFSVTVQDPPVHIVAPREHVFVHAITSECVMLTCEVDREDAPVHWFKDGQEVEESDFVLLESEGPHHRLVLPSAQPSIGGEFQCVAGDERAYFTVTITDVSSWIVYPSGKVYVAAVRLERVVLTCELCRPWAEVRWTKDGEEVVESPTLLLQKEDTVRRLVLPAVQLEDSGEYLCEIDDESASFTVTVTESYQSQDSSNNNPELCILLKKPKTRRLWSRFPPWRRTAGAE; from the exons ATGAAGGCGGGCTCGGGGGATCAGGGGAGCCCCCCGTGCTTCCTGCGCTTCCCGCGGCCCGTGCGGGTGGTAAGTGGCGCGGAGGCCGAGCTCAAGTGCGTGGTGCTGGGCGAGCCGCCGCCCATTGTCGTGTGGGAGAAGGGCGGGCAGCAGCTGGCGGCCTCCGATCGCCTGAGCTTCCCGGTGGACGGCGCCGAGCACTGCCTGCTGCTGAGCGGCGCGCTGCCCACCGACGCTGGGGTCTACGTGTGCCGCGCCCGCAACTCGGCCGGAGAGGCCTACGCGGCGGCCGCCGTCACCGTGCTGGAGCCGCCGGCCCCCGAGCCTGAGCCCCAGCTCGCCGAGCGCCCGCTGCCGCCGCCCGGAGCCGGGGAGGGCGCCCCGGTGTTCCTGACGGGGCCCCGGTCCCAGTGGGTGCTGCGGGGGGCGGAGGTGGTGCTGGAGTGCCAGGTGGGGGGCCTCCCCGCGCCCACGCTCTACTGGGAGAAGGATGGGATGGCGCTGGACGAAGTGTGGGACAGCAGCCACTTCTCCCTCGAGCCGGGCCGCGCGGGCGCGGGCGCGAGCCTGGCGCTTCGCATCCTGGCGGCTCGGCTGCCCGACTCGGGCGTCTACGTGTGCCACGCCCGCAACGCGCACGGCCACGCGCGGGCCGGGGCGCTGCTGCAAGTGCAGCAGCCCCCCGAGAGCCCGCCCGAGGACCCCGACGAGGCCCCCACGCCCGTGGTGGAGCCGCTCAAGTGCGCGCCCAAGACCTTCTGGGTGAACGAGGGCAAGCACGCAAAGTTCCGCTGCTACGTGATGGGCAAGCCGGAGCCTGAGATCGAATGGCACTGGGAGGGCCGCCCGCTGCTCCCCGATCGCCGCCGCCTCATGTACCGCGACCGAGACGGCGGCTTTGTGCTCAAGGTGCTGTACTGCCAGGCCAAGGACCGCGGGCTCTACGTGTGCGCCGCGCGCAACTCGGCGGGCCAGACGCTCAGTGCCGTGCAGTTGCACGTGAAAG AGCCCCGCCTCCGCTTCTCCAGGCCGCTGCAGGACGTGGAGGGCCGGGAGCAtggaattgcggtgctggagtgTAAAGTGCCCAACTCGCGCATTCCCACCGCCTGGTTCCGCGAGGACCAGCGGCTGCTGCCCTGCCGCAAGTACGAGCAGATCGAGGAGGGCACGGTCCGCCGCCTCATCATCCACAGGCTGAAGGCGGACGACGACGGCGTCTACCTGTGCGAGATGCGCGGCCGTGTGCGCACCGTGGCCAACGTGACGGTCAAAG GGCCCATCCTGAAGCGGCTGCCTCGGAAGCTCGACGTTTTTGAGGGCGAAAACGCGGTGCTGCTGGTGGAGACTCGCGAGGCTGGGGTGGAGGGACGCTGGAGTCGCGACGGAGAGGACCTGCCGGCCACCTGCCAGAGCAGCTCGGGCCACATGCACGCCCTGGTCCTTCCAGGGGTCACCCGAGAAGATGCCGGGGAGGTCACCTTCAGTCTGGGCAACTCCCGGACCACCACTCTGCTTAGAGTCAAAT GCATCAAGCACAGTCCCCCGGGACCCCCAGTGTTGGCCGAAATGTTCAAGGGCCACAGGAACACGGTCCTGCTCACCTGGAAGCCTCCGGACCCCACCCCCGAGACCGCCTTCATCTACCGGCTGGAGCGGCAGGAGGTGGGCTCGGAAGACTGGGTACAGTGCTTCAGCATTGAGAAAGCCGGGGCCGTGGAGGTGCCCGGGGACTGCGTGCCTACCGAAGGCGACTACCGCTTCCGAGTCTGCACTGTCAGCGAACACGGCCGCAGCCCCCACGTGGTGTTCCACGGGTCTGCTCACCTCG TGCCCACAGCTCGCCTGGTGGCTGGTCTGGAGGAGGTACAGGTGTATGATGGGGAAGACGCCGTCTTCTCCCTGGATCTCTCCACCGTCATCCAGGGCACCTGGTTCCTTAACGGGGAGGAGCTCAAGAGTAACGAGCCAGAGGGCCAGGTGGGGCCCGGGCCCCTGCGGTACCGGGTGGAACAGCGTGGCCTGCAGCACAGGCTCATCCTGCAGGCCGTCCGGCATCAGGACAGCGGGGCCCTGATCGGCTTCAGCTGCCCAGGTGTGCAGGACTCAGCCGCGCTCACCATCCAAG AGAGTCCTGTGCACATCCTGAGCCCCCAGGACAAGGTGTCACTGACCTTCACGACCTCCGATCGGGTGGTACTGACCTGTGAGCTCTCCCGGGTGGACTTCCCAGCGAGCTGGTACAAGGATGGGCAGCAGGTGGAGGAGAGCGAGTCACTGGTGGTGAAGATGGACGGGCGCAAACACCGCCTGATCCTGCCCGAGGCCCAGGTCCAGGACAGTGGCGAGTTCGAGTGCAGGACAGAAGGCGTCTCAGCCTTCTTCAGCGTCACCGTCCAAG ACCCCCCAGTGCACATCGTGGCCCCCCGGGAGCATGTGTTTGTGCACGCCATAACCTCTGAGTGTGTCATGCTGACCTGTGAGGTGGACCGGGAGGACGCCCCCGTGCACTGGTTCAAGGACGggcaggaggtggaggagagcGACTTTGTGCTGCTGGAGAGTGAAGGGCCCCACCACCGCCTCGTGCTGCCTTCCGCCCAACCTTCCATCGGGGGCGAGTTCCAGTGCGTCGCTGGCGATGAGCGCGCCTACTTCACTGTGACCATCACAG ACGTCTCCTCGTGGATCGTGTACCCCAGTGGCAAGGTGTACGTGGCGGCCGTGCGCCTGGAGCGCGTGGTGCTGACCTGCGAGCTGTGCCGGCCCTGGGCCGAGGTACGCTGGACCAAGGACGGTGAGGAGGTGGTGGAGAGTCCCACGCTGCTCCTACAGAAGGAGGACACGGTGCGCCGCCTGGTGCTGCCCGCTGTTCAGCTGGAGGACTCGGGCGAGTACTTGTGTGAGATCGATGACGAATCCGCCTCATTCACAGTCACCGTCACAG AGTCATACCAAAGTCAGGACAGTTCCAATAACAACCCGGAGTTATGCATCCTCTTGAAAAAGCCGAAGACCCGGCGCCTCTGGTCCCGCTTCCCCCCTTGGCGACGAACAGCTGGCGCTGAGTAG